The nucleotide window GCGCTCCGCTAGGCGACGACGTCTTCGGCGACGACCCCACGGTCAATAAGTTGCAAAGCGAGACCGCCAAACTGCTGGGCAAGCAGGCCGGGTTGTTCGTGCCCACCGGCACCATGGGAAACCAGATCGCACTCAAGACCCTGGCTCAGCCCGGGGACGAAGTGATACTGGATCACGAGTCCCACATCTTCCGCTACGAAGTGGCCGGGGCGGCGGTGATGTC belongs to bacterium and includes:
- a CDS encoding aminotransferase class I/II-fold pyridoxal phosphate-dependent enzyme; amino-acid sequence: MNIIDLRSDTVTKPSTAMKQAMFSAPLGDDVFGDDPTVNKLQSETAKLLGKQAGLFVPTGTMGNQIALKTLAQPGDEVILDHESHIFRYEVAGAAVMSGLQFHTINGPGGIMTAEQVREAIRPADIHQPQTTVV